TTACGCTGTTAGAAAAACAAAAAAATCGGGCCAAAATTAGTGTGTCCCGAATGGGGTTTAAGGCTCTTGCCATGGTCAGCAATGACTCTGTAGTGCCTTATCTGGTACCAGCACATGAGCAGGTGCTGGCGCATATTTCCCAAGCTAAAAACTATATTTTCTTAAAGGATCTGGAAGCTGCTGCGGTAGAAATGCGCGTGGCTCAGGGCCTCCAGCGTGAAATCGAATTGTTGCACCAAAAAGAACTAGAAAAGAAAAAAGACAAAGTAGCTAAAAACACGGAAGCAGAGAAGAATCTAAGTGTGCTGGATGAAGCTTTTGTCGGTCTGGACCCCATAGCCGGCAAGATTAAGAACAGCTATCAGAATGCCTACGCTTTTTATATGGCAGCCAATTTATGGGAAACCTTGGGTGAATACAATGATGCCTTGGTTGATTATAAGAAAGCTTATGAGTTACAACCAGATAAGCAAATTTCCGAAGACGTGAAACGTCTGGATCAACTGGTCACACAGCATAAGAAGGGTAGTGTTCCGGTGATTGTATTTATCGAACAGGGAATTGTACCGCAAAAGGTGGAAAATAAAATTGATGTCCCTACACCGGGCGGTTTAATCAATATTGCTTTTGCGACCTATGAACCAAGTACCTATGTGATACCAACTAGCCTGAAAGTGAAAGTCAATAATAAAGCTTTACAAGACAGTTATGTGATTAGTGATATTGGTGCTTTGGCCGTCAAGGACCTCAAAGAAAAAATTATGGCGAATGTGAGCAGTCAGGTGCTGCGCGCCACTGCAAAATATGCCGCACAAAAAGAACTTGGTAACCAGTTTGGTGTGTTTGGTCAACTTGCCGGTAACGTCTTAAATATGGCGACTGAGCGTGCTGACTTGCGTGGCTGGAGTACCTTGCCGAGTAATGCCCAGATTGCGCGCTTAAATTTAACGCCGGGCAAACATAATTTACAACTTTCTAGCGGGAGTGTATCTAGCTCTCCGGTCACCCTAGATGTGAAAGCCAATCAAACAGTGTTTGTCTATGCCCATCATGTTAATGACAAAATTACGGCTAGTGTAAGCACCATTCCACATTAATCATAAATAAGGGAACAATATGAAACGTCAATTTAGCTTTGCTGTACTTGGTTTAGGGGCGCTGTTCATGGTGGGTTGTACCGCACCGAATGCCTTATCTACCCAAACCAATGCCAATAATGAAATGAGTATCCGCACCATTACCAATAATCCGGTATTAACTACGGAAGTCTTTGTGGAACGTGTGAATATGAGCTTGGTTGGTGATTTAAAGCGTGCTTCAATCGCGATCAAAAACCGCCGTTTTAACAATAAAGATTTTAGCTACAAGATTGTTTGGGTGGATGCACAAGGTGTGGAAGTTAATCCTGAAGGTGCCATCTGGAAGCCGATCCAGTTAACCGGACGTGAAACCAAAGGTGTGCAGTCCTTGGCGCCAAATCCATCTGCTGTTGATGTTGTTGTGTATTTGAAAAAATAAGAGAGACTTGAAATGAACGCAAAATTGATTTTCGCCGCATTGGCAACTACGACACTGCTTAGTGGCTGTGCCTCTACTGGTTCAGTAAGTTATGGTGATGCCCAAGCAGTCGAAACCTTAACCACAGACTTTGGTTCAACTGACTTGCAAATGATTGCAGCCAAAATGGTGGATGACATGTTGATGTTCCCGCCAGTGGTGCAAATGACCCAAAACCGCCGTCCGGTCATTGTCCTTGATCGGATTCATAACAAAACCCAGGAACATATCGATACCGAATCGATTACTGACAGTATTCAGAACAAACTAATCAATTCTGGAAAATTTCGTTTTGTTGATATGAAATCGGTGAATGCGGTGGCACAGCAGCTAGCTTATCAAAAGCAAAGCGGTATGGTGAACCAGTCAACAGCAGTACGTGCCGGTGGTCATATTGGTGCCGAATTTATGCTAAATGGCAACTTGTCGAGTATTGTGAAGAATGCCGGTGGCAAGAGTGATGTGTATTACAAGTTCACTTTTAAATTGCAAAACCTGCAAACTGGTATCGTAGAGTGGACTGGCGAGAAAGAAATCCGTAAGGCAGGCAAACGCTCGACTTTTGGTCTGTAATTTCAATGAAGGTCACTGTGCTTTTGGCACAGTGACTGTAGAAGAATATAATATGAAAAAAATATTACTTGCAGGCCTGTTGTCTGGATTGTTGAGCGCTCCGGCCTTTGCAGCCATTAAAGAAGTGGTTAAAGAAGCCAGTGGAAGTGGTCCAACTCAACACCAGGCGATTTCTGAAGCCTTATTAATTGCTGTGCAATCGGTAAATGGTGCTTCAGTTTCTTCCCAAATGAATTATGAAGAGACTGTTTCTGTATCGGTGAATAATCAGGGCTGGAGTTATAACGGTAAAGTTTCACCAGTTTTTAGTGTGGCAAATCAAGGTTCAGGTTCAGTGACCAA
The nucleotide sequence above comes from Acinetobacter lwoffii. Encoded proteins:
- a CDS encoding COG3014 family protein; translated protein: MHHILKGTLISALFSVSVTSQAAVFSSYNEEGSFFRSHLNSALSENLITQFKDKADSKDGVLYLLEQARLLQVNHQYEESRDYYKQAFTLLEKQKNRAKISVSRMGFKALAMVSNDSVVPYLVPAHEQVLAHISQAKNYIFLKDLEAAAVEMRVAQGLQREIELLHQKELEKKKDKVAKNTEAEKNLSVLDEAFVGLDPIAGKIKNSYQNAYAFYMAANLWETLGEYNDALVDYKKAYELQPDKQISEDVKRLDQLVTQHKKGSVPVIVFIEQGIVPQKVENKIDVPTPGGLINIAFATYEPSTYVIPTSLKVKVNNKALQDSYVISDIGALAVKDLKEKIMANVSSQVLRATAKYAAQKELGNQFGVFGQLAGNVLNMATERADLRGWSTLPSNAQIARLNLTPGKHNLQLSSGSVSSSPVTLDVKANQTVFVYAHHVNDKITASVSTIPH
- a CDS encoding YcfL family protein; translated protein: MKRQFSFAVLGLGALFMVGCTAPNALSTQTNANNEMSIRTITNNPVLTTEVFVERVNMSLVGDLKRASIAIKNRRFNNKDFSYKIVWVDAQGVEVNPEGAIWKPIQLTGRETKGVQSLAPNPSAVDVVVYLKK
- the lpoB gene encoding penicillin-binding protein activator LpoB, yielding MNAKLIFAALATTTLLSGCASTGSVSYGDAQAVETLTTDFGSTDLQMIAAKMVDDMLMFPPVVQMTQNRRPVIVLDRIHNKTQEHIDTESITDSIQNKLINSGKFRFVDMKSVNAVAQQLAYQKQSGMVNQSTAVRAGGHIGAEFMLNGNLSSIVKNAGGKSDVYYKFTFKLQNLQTGIVEWTGEKEIRKAGKRSTFGL